The following are from one region of the Petrotoga mobilis SJ95 genome:
- a CDS encoding sugar ABC transporter permease, producing the protein MAVIEKKNYTLRHIILIICVVVILFPLVWLISTSIRRDNAAFSPKLFSNRLTMNNYKDLILQTPNVPEIINELNSLSSYIGEYSGISLTEAQKESMKFITSLEEYFTETQNNFEDLESSYDDIFTLYETQYKDPFYKDINKIRIEDYQTFEEELTAILNLSESMGINVDIMPLQTLISDYFTQRKEIMTSFENSSLNKDSEYYIETMNTILQIPLKTSTWRVRTYRRWIKEEPEAEIFGNNILSLAERWEKIETEIERIQEDIQKQANELYGQSVTQISQLEADLNNINSQISQITSQQVLLERQNSDIFNSLSALFDIFIVEKERLHASYNILEGQDLSNVEGKSPLFGEDKSFYDNVQKFSQIIPPAYENLNSIDIFIENGFVETLELFNEVYQFLNENFTKIYAIKDSKTILPGYQAAKSSTLKLSGSINELLPLTSQYSSNTRQLAQYSAQLNNLREQKNEIQTALSLIKQENDEILSNLEKTQNIPFLLVYMESSNQEITNNFESTNYASFISSKYYPYFSPDRNRYILMNWYKNLLESKQRFDQGRENLTAIQNQMEENINIFKTNLNEYLTLNQGGNVTIIEPLSEIQTLYNTQYGKASADIARASRIVSDLANYTDYSELKSKLRNIDKNLYLLQQDWSAKIRKPFTRWLLNSIMVAGITSVLTVLITSIAAYPFSRMRFVGRKQGLFFLMIIQMFPAVMFMIAIYGILKFMGDNFGVFGLDSLDGLIFAYMGGIAYNMWLFKGYYDTIPDSLEESAMIDGATRFQTFWRIVLPLSLPIIAVVMILTFMNIFNEFVMARIILQSESNYTYAVGLQTFSSGPYETEWGLFTAASLLGAIPMIILFLSLQRWIIGGLTQGSVKG; encoded by the coding sequence ATGGCTGTGATCGAAAAGAAAAATTACACTTTAAGGCATATAATATTGATCATCTGTGTTGTTGTAATACTCTTTCCTCTTGTATGGTTAATCTCTACATCGATAAGAAGAGATAATGCCGCATTTTCACCAAAATTGTTTTCGAACAGATTAACTATGAATAATTATAAAGATTTAATCCTTCAAACTCCAAATGTACCTGAAATAATAAACGAACTGAACTCTCTTAGCTCGTACATTGGGGAATACAGCGGGATATCTTTAACAGAAGCACAAAAAGAATCAATGAAATTTATAACCAGTTTGGAAGAATACTTTACCGAAACTCAAAATAACTTCGAAGATTTAGAAAGCTCGTATGATGATATATTTACACTTTACGAAACACAGTATAAAGACCCGTTTTACAAAGATATAAACAAAATAAGAATTGAAGATTATCAAACCTTCGAAGAAGAGTTAACTGCAATACTTAATCTCTCCGAAAGTATGGGTATAAACGTTGATATCATGCCATTGCAAACATTGATAAGTGATTATTTTACTCAAAGAAAAGAAATAATGACCAGCTTTGAAAATAGCTCTTTAAATAAAGATAGTGAATACTATATAGAAACGATGAATACAATACTGCAAATCCCGCTGAAAACATCTACTTGGAGGGTAAGAACTTATAGGAGATGGATAAAAGAAGAACCCGAAGCTGAAATATTCGGAAACAACATTTTATCTTTGGCAGAAAGATGGGAGAAAATTGAAACAGAAATAGAACGGATACAAGAAGATATTCAAAAACAGGCTAATGAATTATACGGTCAGTCTGTAACTCAAATATCTCAATTAGAAGCAGATTTAAACAATATAAATTCACAAATATCACAAATCACTTCACAACAAGTGCTTTTGGAAAGACAAAACAGTGATATATTCAACAGTTTATCCGCACTTTTTGATATATTCATAGTCGAAAAAGAGCGATTGCATGCTTCTTACAACATACTTGAGGGACAAGACTTATCGAATGTAGAAGGAAAGTCACCATTATTTGGTGAAGATAAATCTTTTTACGATAACGTTCAAAAATTTTCTCAGATCATTCCTCCTGCTTACGAGAATTTGAATTCTATAGACATATTCATCGAAAACGGTTTTGTTGAAACACTTGAACTTTTCAATGAAGTCTATCAATTTTTAAACGAAAACTTCACAAAAATATACGCCATAAAAGATTCGAAAACAATTTTGCCAGGTTATCAAGCGGCAAAAAGTTCAACTTTAAAACTTTCTGGAAGCATTAACGAATTACTTCCACTAACATCACAATACAGTTCAAATACTCGTCAATTAGCCCAATACAGTGCTCAACTAAATAATTTAAGAGAACAAAAGAACGAAATTCAAACCGCGCTTAGCCTGATCAAACAAGAAAATGACGAAATTTTAAGTAACTTAGAAAAAACACAAAACATTCCTTTTTTGTTAGTTTATATGGAAAGCTCCAATCAAGAAATAACTAACAACTTTGAGTCAACTAATTATGCATCTTTCATAAGTTCAAAATATTATCCGTATTTTTCCCCTGATCGAAACAGATATATACTAATGAATTGGTATAAAAATTTGTTAGAGTCAAAACAAAGATTCGACCAGGGAAGAGAAAATTTAACTGCTATCCAAAATCAAATGGAAGAAAATATTAATATATTCAAAACAAACCTCAACGAATATCTTACTTTGAATCAAGGCGGTAACGTTACTATTATTGAACCACTTTCTGAGATTCAAACACTTTATAACACACAATACGGAAAAGCTTCGGCTGATATAGCTCGTGCCTCAAGGATAGTTAGTGATCTTGCAAATTACACTGATTACTCCGAATTAAAGTCCAAACTTAGGAATATTGATAAAAATCTTTATTTATTGCAGCAAGATTGGTCAGCAAAAATAAGAAAACCGTTTACTAGATGGCTACTAAATTCCATAATGGTAGCTGGTATAACATCAGTATTAACTGTTTTAATAACCTCCATTGCAGCCTACCCTTTTTCAAGGATGAGGTTTGTGGGAAGAAAGCAGGGGTTATTTTTCTTGATGATTATTCAGATGTTCCCAGCCGTAATGTTTATGATAGCAATTTATGGCATATTGAAATTTATGGGTGATAACTTTGGGGTATTTGGTTTGGATTCTTTAGATGGATTGATCTTTGCCTACATGGGAGGAATTGCTTACAACATGTGGCTGTTCAAAGGTTACTATGACACTATCCCGGACTCTTTGGAAGAATCTGCAATGATTGACGGTGCTACGAGGTTCCAAACCTTTTGGAGGATCGTATTGCCTCTATCTCTACCCATAATTGCTGTTGTTATGATACTTACCTTCATGAACATATTCAACGAGTTTGTTATGGCAAGGATAATATTACAAAGCGAATCAAATTATACCTATGCTGTTGGATTGCAAACTTTCTCCTCGGGACCTTACGAAACAGAGTGGGGATTGTTCACCGCAGCCTCACTATTGGGTGCTATCCCAATGATAATTCTATTTTTGTCTCTCCAAAGATGGATAATCGGAGGATTAACTCAAGGCTCTGTAAAAGGTTAA
- a CDS encoding ABC transporter permease subunit: MNKFTTFLIWIFIGVMNALLVWAILLLFIFANYGLGIVISIFLVFMDWAIFSKKAYPYRYTLPALFFLFILTIYPIYYTIDTSFTNYGTGHLFTRTNAIDTLLTDPVYYFEPENPKTYDFKVFVRYDEEYKPTEDFLLLLYDEKNMYLSEKPVILEYDSRSNLIYAESELFPIERDQITVNNATYKIMRPTESLGTNGSDSIIAIEKDGEVRYTYFYSPVDPLTSTNSAFYNSVLRQNYLKSLNLVFQDQNFRLSSSTIFRKFSEVYRVYDTSVKVIVDGEREIYKTVVMNTLTNKELVERDSAFWDYNENGELYRLIGYKDYIGGENFAKIISDPRISGPFFKILSWNFAYAALSVLFTFVVGLIFALVLNDVNLKGKVVYRTLLIIPWAIPAFISVLVWRNGFFNETYGIINKFILGNLGLNPIKWLNDPFWAKVAILITNTWLGFPYMMTITLGSLQSIPGELYEAAVIDGANRWKQFRQITLPLLMVAVAPLLVMSFAFNFNNFTLIYLLTSGGPAMAGTNTPAGSTDILISYVYKLAFEGSLGQDFGFASAISMIIFAIIAVFTYFNFRFSGSFEEVSR; this comes from the coding sequence TTGAATAAGTTCACTACTTTTTTAATATGGATATTCATTGGAGTGATGAATGCACTCCTTGTATGGGCGATACTTCTTTTATTCATATTTGCCAACTATGGATTAGGCATAGTAATAAGTATTTTTCTCGTTTTTATGGATTGGGCGATTTTTTCCAAAAAAGCTTATCCGTATCGATATACGTTGCCTGCTTTGTTTTTTCTCTTCATTTTAACCATATATCCCATTTATTACACGATTGATACCTCATTCACTAATTATGGAACGGGACATTTATTCACTAGAACTAACGCTATAGATACTCTTCTTACAGATCCGGTGTATTACTTTGAGCCAGAAAATCCAAAAACTTATGATTTCAAAGTATTCGTCAGATACGATGAAGAATACAAACCAACTGAAGATTTTTTATTACTTTTATACGACGAAAAAAATATGTATTTATCAGAAAAACCAGTAATTTTAGAGTACGATTCTAGAAGTAATCTAATATATGCAGAATCAGAATTGTTTCCTATTGAAAGAGACCAAATAACTGTAAACAATGCCACTTACAAAATAATGCGCCCCACGGAAAGTTTAGGAACCAATGGTAGCGATTCAATAATAGCCATTGAAAAAGATGGAGAAGTCAGATACACGTATTTTTATTCGCCCGTTGATCCTCTTACCTCTACAAATTCAGCGTTTTACAACTCTGTATTGAGACAGAATTATTTAAAGTCTTTAAATTTGGTGTTTCAAGATCAAAACTTCCGCCTCTCAAGTTCCACGATATTCCGAAAATTCTCTGAAGTCTACAGGGTTTACGATACATCGGTTAAGGTTATAGTCGACGGAGAAAGAGAGATCTACAAAACAGTTGTAATGAACACTCTTACCAACAAAGAATTAGTTGAAAGGGACTCTGCCTTTTGGGATTACAATGAGAATGGAGAATTGTACAGATTAATAGGTTATAAAGACTATATAGGTGGAGAAAACTTTGCAAAAATAATAAGTGATCCTAGAATCTCCGGACCATTCTTTAAAATTCTTAGTTGGAATTTTGCCTATGCAGCTTTAAGTGTTCTTTTTACTTTTGTAGTTGGCCTCATTTTTGCGCTAGTCCTAAACGATGTAAATCTCAAAGGGAAAGTAGTGTACCGAACTTTACTAATAATACCGTGGGCGATACCTGCTTTTATTTCTGTTTTGGTTTGGAGAAATGGATTCTTCAACGAAACATACGGGATAATCAACAAATTCATACTTGGGAACTTAGGGTTAAACCCTATAAAATGGCTGAATGATCCATTTTGGGCAAAAGTGGCAATATTGATAACTAATACTTGGCTCGGATTTCCTTACATGATGACTATAACCCTCGGTTCTTTACAAAGTATTCCAGGCGAACTATACGAAGCAGCCGTCATAGATGGTGCAAACAGATGGAAACAGTTTAGACAGATAACGTTACCACTTTTGATGGTCGCAGTTGCGCCATTACTCGTTATGAGTTTTGCATTCAATTTTAACAATTTTACATTAATATATCTACTTACAAGTGGGGGACCCGCAATGGCAGGTACGAACACACCGGCAGGTTCAACAGACATTTTGATATCATATGTATATAAATTAGCCTTTGAAGGATCACTAGGCCAGGACTTTGGATTTGCTTCCGCTATTTCGATGATCATATTTGCAATAATTGCTGTGTTTACCTACTTTAACTTTAGATTCTCAGGCTCGTTCGAAGAGGTGAGTAGATAA